The proteins below come from a single Cervus elaphus chromosome 4, mCerEla1.1, whole genome shotgun sequence genomic window:
- the GABARAPL2 gene encoding gamma-aminobutyric acid receptor-associated protein-like 2, whose amino-acid sequence MKWMFKEDHSLEHRCVESAKIRAKYPDRVPVIVEKVSGSQIVDIDKRKYLVPSDITVAQFMWIIRKRIQLPSEKAIFLFVDKTVPQSSLTMGQLYEKEKDEDGFLYVAYSGENTFGF is encoded by the exons ATGAAGTGGATGTTCAAGGAGGACCACTCGCTGG AACACAGATGCGTGGAATCTGCGAAGATCCGAGCGAAATACCCCGACCGGGTTCCG GTGATTGTGGAAAAGGTCTCAGGCTCTCAGATTGTTGACATTGACAAACGGAAGTATCTGGTTCCATCCGACATCACTGTGGCTCAGTTCATGTGGATCATCAGGAAAAGGATCCAGCTTCCTTCTGAAAAGGCGATCTTCCTGTTTGTGGATAAGACAGTCCCACAGTCCAG CCTAACTATGGGACAGCTTTACGAGAAGGAAAAAGATGAAGATGGATTCTTGTACGTGGCCTACAGTGGCGAGAACACTTTCGGCTTCTGA